The stretch of DNA ATTAAAAATGGTGCAAAACCAACTGATACGGTAAATAGATTATTCAAAAATAATAATATATATTCTGAGAATAAATAAGGACTGTGTATATGAAAGAATTAGTTGAATTTATTGTAAAATCTTTGGTTGATAATCCGGAAAATTTAGTTATAACTACTGAAGAAGATGGAGGATTGTTAAAGATTTTTATTAAAGCAGATGAAAATGATATTGGAAAAATTATAGGTAAGCAGGGTAAAATTGCTAAAGCTATTAGAACAATTGTTAGATCTTCTGCAATGAAGTTAGGTAAAAAGGTAATAATAGAAATAAATTAGTATTATGGAATTTATAGAAGTTGCAAAAATTATAAATGTTCATGGAATAAAAGGAACTGTAAAGATTTATTCATTAACTTCCAATATTGATAGATTTAATGCGGATTGTATATTTTATATTGATAAAAAAATACCTGTTACCATTAAATCCGTCAAGGAGTTGAGTTCTGATCTTGCTTTGTTAACTTTTAATGAGTATGACAATATAAATCAAGTGTTAGAATTTAAAAATAAAGGACTTTTCATTGAAGAAAGTAATTTATTAGAACTTCCTGAAGATGAATATTATATATATAAACTGATAGGAGTTGATGTATATGATCAAGATAATAAATTTATTGGAAAAATAAAAAATGTTTTGACAACATTGGCTAATGATGTTTATGATATTGATTATAATGGAAAAGATGTATATATACCTGCAGTAAAAGAGTTTATAAAAGATGTTGATATTGAAAAATCTATAATGAAAGTAAGTATAATAGATGGTATGTTAGATGATTAAGATTACAATTTTAACTTTATTTCCAGATTTTATCGATTCAATAAGAAGTTATGGTGTCTTGGGCAAAGCCATTGAAAAAGGCGTTATTGAACTTGAAATTTTGAATATTAGAGATTTTTCTAAAGACAAGCATAATAAAGTTGATGATGAAATATATGGTGGTGGAGCAGGTATGTTGATGACAGTGCAACCTGTTTTTGATGCTATAAAATTTAGTAAAAAGGATAATTCTAAAGTTGTTTTTCTATCTCCGCAGGGAGAAGTTTTAACACAAAATAAATGTAAAGAGTTATCTAAAAAAGAACATTTAATATTTCTATGTGGACATTATGAAGGTATTGATTCCAGAATTATAAATAATTTTGTAGATGAAGAAATTTCTGTAGGTGATTATGTTGTAACAGGAGGAGAAATTCCTGCTATGTTACTTATAGATGCTGTTTGTAGAATGGTTGATGGAGTATTAGGTAATTCAGAAAGTGCTTCTACGGATTCGCATTATAATAACTTGTTACAATATGATGTTTTTACAAGACCTCGAAATTTTAATGGAATTGAAGTTCCAGAAGTTTTACTTAGTGGAAATCATAAAGAAATTGAAAAATGGAGAGAAGAGTCTTCATTAGAAAATACAAAGAAAAAAAGACCTGACTTATATGAAAAGTACATTTTAAAAAAGAAATAGGATGTTCCTCTAGTTTATATAAAATAAATTAAGAACATTGATATTAGGAGGAATTATTATGGATATAATAAAACAAATTGAAAATGAACAATTAAGACAAGAAAAATTTGATTTTAATGTTGGTGATACAGTTGTTATCGGATATAAAATCAAAGAAGGAAATAGAGAAAGAGTTCAAGCTTTTGAAGGAACTGTAATTAAAAAACAAGGAAAAGGCTCAAGAGCAACTTTTACTGTAAGAAGAGTATTACAAGGAGTTGGTGTTGAAAGAACATTCCCAATTCATTCACCAAGAATTGAAAGTTTAAAAGTAATTAGACGTGGTAAAGTAAGACGTGCAAAATTATATTACTTAAGAGACAGAGTAGGTAAGGCTTCAAAAGTTAAAGAATTAAAGAAATATTAAAAATTAAGTACCTCGAGTTTTCGAGGTACTAATTTTATAGAAAAGAGGAAAATATGGATTTATTTAAAATGAATTACAATTTATTTTCTAAATTATCAAAACCATTGGCCGAAAGAATGAGGCCAAAGGATTTATCTTTTTTTATTGGTCAAGATAATATAATAAAAAATAATTCTGTGCTAAAAAACATGATAAAAAATAATAGATTTTCGTCAATGATATTATATGGTCCACCAGGATCTGGGAAAACATCACTTGCAAATATTATTTCTAGTACTACTGATAATTATTTTGTAAAAATTTCTGCTGTTACATCTGGAACAAAGGAGATTAAAGAAATAATTGAACTTGCAAAAGATAATTTATCAATGTATAATAAAAGAACTATATTATTTATAGATGAGATACATAGATTCAATAAAATGCAACAAGATTATCTACTAGAATTCGTTGAAAAGGGAGATATAATATTTATTGGAGCTACTACAGAAAATCCTGCTTATGAAGTAAATAATGCATTATTATCAAGAGTTATTGTTTTTGAACTACAAGCACTTAGTTTTGAAAATTTAAAAGATATAATTGACAATGCTATTTTAAATGATGAATTTTTAAAGAATAAAAAAATAAGCTATACAGAGGATGGCATAAGCTATTTAATAAAAATGTCAAATGGAGATGCAAGAACCGCATTAAATTATCTTGAATTGATTATTGATAATTTAGAATCTGAAGATAAAGTTATATCTGAATATAAAATAAGAAATATTTTAGATAAGGTAAAAGTATATTATGATAAAAATTCAGATAAACATTATAATTTCATTTCTGCTTTTATAAAATCTATGAGAATAGGAGATCCTGATGCTGTTGTTTATTATTTAGCGTCAATGTTAATTTCTGGTGAAGATATCAATTTTATTGCAAGAAGAATGATAATCTTTGCATCAGAGGATATTGGAAATGCAAATCCAAATGCATTGATTTTAGCAAATTCATGCGCAGAGTCTGTAAAAAAAATAGGAATGCCTGAAGCAAGGATTATTTTATCACAATGTGCCATTTACCTTGCATGTAGTGAAAAAAGCAACTCATCATACTTAGCTATAAATAAGGCATTAAAATTTATTAAAGAAAATGGACTTGAAGAAGTTCCTATCTTTTTACAAACTTCAAGATCAATATCTAAAAAAAATGAGGAATATAAGTATCCTCACGACTATGAAAATATGGTTACAGGTCAAGAATATTTACCTGAAAAAATTAAAGATATAAAATTTTATAACCCAAAAAATATTGGATATGAAAAAAATTTTTTTGATAAATTAAAGGAGGAATAGAATGTTTTTACTAAAAGATATTTTTGCAAATGAAAAAAATTTTATTGACAAAGAAGTTGAAGTGGCAGGTTGGATAAAAAATAGTCGTTTTAATAATAATATTGGTTTTATAGAGCTTAATGATGGAACAACTTTCAGAAGTATTCAAATTGTAGTTGAATCAAAACTAGATAATTTTCAAACTATATCAAAATTACTATTACCTTCCGCAATTATAGTTAAAGGTAAAGTTGTTAAAAGTTTAGGTGGAAAACAAAATTTTGAAATTAATGCCTCTGAAATAGTAGTTGAAGGAGAGTCCACTGATAAGTATCCTCTTCAAAAGAAAAGACACACATTTGAATTTTTGAGAACAATCCAACATCTAAGACCAAGAGCAAATACATTTAATGCTGTTTTTAGAGTTAGATCAATTTTAAGCTATGCTCTACACAAATTCTTTTTCGAAAGAGGATTTGTTTATGCACACACACCAATTATAACTGCAAGTGATGCAGAAGGTGCTGGCGAAATGTTTAGAGTGACAAATTTAGATATAGACAATCTACCTAGAACAAATAATGGAGAAGTTGATTTCACTCAAGACTTTTTTTCTAAACCAACAAATTTAACTGTTAGTGGTCAATTAGAAGGTGAAGCATTTGCAATGGCATATAGAAATATCTATACATTTGGACCAACATTTAGAGCTGAAAATTCAAATACTACAAGACATGCTGCTGAATTTTGGATGATTGAACCAGAAATAGCTTTTGCTGATTTAAAAGATGTTATTAAATTATCAGAAGATATGGTTAAATATATTATTAAATTCGTTTTAGAAAATGCTCCTGATGAAATGAAGTTTTTTAATGATTTTATAGATAATGGATTACTCGAAAGACTAAATTCTGTTGTTAATTCAGAATTTAAGGTTATGACATATACTGAAGCAATAGAAATATTAAAATCATCCAAAGAAAATTTCAAATACCCGGTTGAATGGGGAGTTGATTTGAAAACAGAACATGAAAGATATATCTGTGAAAAAATCGTAAAGGGTCCTGTTTTTTTAACAGATTATCCAAAAGAAATAAAAGCATTCTATATGAGATTAAACGATGATAATAAAACTGTTGCAGCAACAGATATGTTAGTTCCAGGTATAGGAGAACTAATAGGAGGAAGTCAAAGAGAAGAAAGACTTGAAATATTAGAACAAAAAATGAAAGATTCAAATATGAATATTGATGATTATTCTTGGTATTTAGACTTAAGAAGATTTGGTGGAACAAAACATGGAGGTTATGGATTAGGATTTGAAAGAATGTTAATGTATTTAACAGGAATGCAAAATATAAGAGATGTATTACCATTCCCAAGAACAGTAGGATTATGTGAATTTTAATATTTTAATATTATAATTTTTAAAATGAGGTGCAATTTGCATCTCATTTTTTTGTAATAATATGCAAGAAAATATTATACATTTATATAATATATTAAAATTATTTAATATATTATATCTTAATTAATTAAAAATAGATTTTTTTGTAATAATATGTTATAATTATAATGTATTTTTATTTCGTAATTGCAATAATTGAGGTGTATTATGTTAAAGAATAAAAAAGATATTATTTTAATTGTATGTATGTTTTTAGGATTAACTGTTCTTGGATTTACTTATAAATATTTAACATCTACTAACGAGAAAAAAGCTGTAGAAAATATTCACAATGAAAGCAAACTCCAAAATGAAGAAAACTATTCAGAAAATAAAGATCAAAATTCAGAAATATATGTACATATTGATGGAGAAGTAAAAAATCCTGGTGTATATAAGATGAAAATAGGGGATAGAGTTAATGACGCAATTCAAGCAGCAGGTGGATTAACTGAAAATGCTGAAAAAAGCAAAATTAATTTGGCTACAAAACTTAAAGATGAAATGAAAATACATATTTTCAAAATTGGAGAAACTAATGGAAATTCACACAATGAATCTAGAGATGTTGATAATAGCTCCGTTGAAAATAATAGTAAATTAATTAATATTAATACTGCAAGTAAGGAAGAACTTTGTAAATTAACTGGAATAGGAGAGAATAAAGCTAAACTTATAATAGAGTATAGAGAAAAAAAGAAATTTACTAAAATTGAAGATATTACAAAAGTTTCGGGAATTGGAAAGAAAACTTTTGAAAAAATAAAAAATGATATAACAGTAGATTAGGAGAAAATAATGAAAGATACTAATTTAAAAGATATAAAATTAACTTCATATGCGAAAACTTCAGGATGAGCAGCTAAAGTTGGTCCAGATATTCTGGACGAGGTATTATCAGGATTGGATAACAGCACTTCAATAAGTGAAGATTTAATTGTAGGAATAGAAACTTCTGATGATGCAGCTGTTTATAAGATTAATAATGAACTAGCATTAATTGAGACTTTAGACTTTTTTACTCCTATAGTTGATGATCCGTATACTTTTGGCAAAATTGCCGCTGCTAATTCTCTTTCAGACGTTTATGCAATGGGTGGAGAACCAACTATGGCAATGAATATTGTATGTTTCCCAAATTGTTTACCTCCAAAGATTTTAACAGAAATATTAAAAGGTGGACTTGAAAAAATGCAAGAAGCTGAATGTTTACTAATTGGAGGACATACTGTTCAAGATGATGAACCGAAATATGGGTTAAGTGTTTCAGGTTTTGTTCATCCTAATAAAGTTTGGAAAAATTCCTCTGCTAGAATTGGTGATATTTTAATTTTAACAAAGCCATTAGGGCTCGGAATAATAAATACTGCTATAAAAGGTGGAGTTGCAACTGAAGAAGAAATTGCAGATGCAGTTCATACTATGGAAACTCTTAACAAATACGCAAAAAGATCGATAGAAAATTATACAATTAATTCTTGTACGGATATTACAGGATTTGGATTAATGGGCCATTGTTATGAAATGGCTAAAGGATCAGATACCACTTTTGTACTTGATAGTTCTAACTTGCCTATTTTAAAGGGTGCAATAGATTATGCTAATATTGGACTTATTCCTAAAGGTTGCTACGATAATAAAAAATTTGTTGGAAATAACTATATGGTGGAAAAAGAAATAGATGAATCTCTTTTAAATGTAATGTTTAATCCTGAAACATCAGGTGGACTTCTAATTACAGTTCCTGAAAACGAAGTAGTAGATATTCTAAATAATTTAAGAGGTATTCCAACAAGATTTGCTGTTGTTGGTAAAGTTGTAGAAAAAAAAGAAAAATATTTAATAATAAAATAATAATATAATTAAGTAATTTTAAAGTGGAGAAGACTATGAATTTATACAAAATGATACCTAAAGTTGATCAAATATTAGATAATAAAGTAATAAAAGATTTATTAGATAAAAATTCAAAAAATTTAGTTATGGAATCAATTCATGAAGAACTAGATAATATTCGAAATAATATTTCTAATGGATATGATAAAAATATTATATCAAATAAGATTGAAAATCTAATTGATAACATTAAAGATAATTTAATGAACAAAAAAACATTCAGTTTAAGAAATGTTGTTAATGCATCAGGAGTTGTTATTCATACTAATTTAGGAAGATCTGTTTTAAATAGTGAAATTTTTGAAAATATTAAAAAAGTTTCAATCGGATATTCTAATCTTGAATATAATTTAGAAAAAGGAGAACGTGGATCGAGATATTCTCATTTAAGTGAAATTATAAAAAAAATTACCGGGGCAGAAGACTGTATGGTTGTAAATAATAATGCTGCGGCAGTTATGTTGATTCTATCTACAATAGCAAAGGGAAAGAATGTAATTACAAGTAGAAGTGAGCTTGTTGAAATTGGAGGATCATTTAGAATTCCTGATGTTTGTAGAGAAAGTGGAGCAGAACTAAAAGAAATAGGGACAACTAATAAAACGCATCTTAGAGATTATGAAAATGCCATTGATGAAAATACAGCAGCACTGTTTAAAGTTCATCAAAGTAATTTTAAAATTTTAGGATTTACTGAAGCTGTGTCTTCATTTGAATTAAAAAGCTTAAAAGAAAAATATAATATTCCTATTATTGAAGACTTAGGTTCTGGAGTTCTTATAGATTTATCTAAATATGGGTTATCTCATGAACCGACTGTCCAAGAATGTATTAAAAATGGTGTTGATATTGTAAGTTTCAGCGGAGATAAATTGCTTGGTGGAGTTCAAGCAGGTATTATTGTTGGTAAAAAAGAATATATTGAAAAAATGAAAAAAAATCAATTAACTAGAGCTTTAAGAGTTGATAAATTTACTTTGTCAGCATTAGAAGCTGTATTTTCATATTATATTGACGAAGAATTAGCTATTTCAAAGATACCAACATTAAATATGTTAACTATAAAAATTGAGAAACTATACGATAAAGCCCAAAAACTTATCGAATATTTGGGAGAAAATAATGAATTTTCTTATGCAATTATAGATATCGATTCAGAAGTTGGTGCAGGTTCACTTCCAACTCAAAAATTACCATCTAAGGCTATAAAAGTAATTTCAAAATCATTTACAGAAAATGAATTAGAGGAAAAGTTAAGAAGTAATAAAATTCCAATAATTACAAGAATTTATAAAGGAAATTTAATTTTTGATGTGAGAACAATTTTTGAAAATGAATTTTGTATAATTAAAGATGCATTAAATTCGTTAATAGGAGAATAATATGGATAATAAGAAAAATATTATCGTAGGAACAGCCGGACATATAGATCACGGTAAAACAACTTTAATAAGAGCATTAACCGGAAGAAATACAGATAGATTAAAAGAAGAACAAAATAGAGGTATATCTATTGAATTAGGATTTACTCATTTTGATTTAAATGATGAACTTAGAGTAGGAATTATTGACGTTCCTGGTCATGAAAAGTTTATAAAAAATATGTTATCCGGCGTTTGTGGAATGGATATGATAATTTTAGTTGTAGCTGCTGATGAAGGAATCATGGCTCAAACTAAGGAACATTTAGATATTCTAAATTTAATAGGTATAAAAAATGGAATTATTGCTTTAACAAAATGCGATTTAGTTGATAAAGATTGGATTGAACTTGTTAAATTAGATATAGCTGATGAAGTTTCTGGAACATTTTTAGAAGATGCAAAAATAGTGGAAATATCTTCAACTGAAAAAACAGGAATTGAGCAATTAAAAAATGAAATAATAAGAATAGTGAATACATTACCGGAAAAAGATTTAAATTCAAATCCTAGATTATATGTTGATAGATCTTTTTCTATAACCGGTTTCGGTACCGTTGTTACAGGAACATTGATTTCGGGAACATTAAATCTTGATGATGAAATCTTGATTTATCCGGCAAATAAATTAACAAAAATAAGAAATTTACAGGTGCACGATAATAATGTTGATACAGCTTATTCAGGACAGCGTGTTGCTGTAAACCTGGCAAATTTAAAAAAAGAAGATGTACCAAAAGGTTCAGTACTTATACCAAATAATACTTTTACTGAAAGTAATATTATTGATGTTAAATTAAAGACTGTTAATTTACCTTTTGAAATAACTAACAGAACAAGATTTCATTTATACTTAGG from Parvimonas micra encodes:
- the rimM gene encoding ribosome maturation factor RimM (Essential for efficient processing of 16S rRNA), giving the protein MEFIEVAKIINVHGIKGTVKIYSLTSNIDRFNADCIFYIDKKIPVTIKSVKELSSDLALLTFNEYDNINQVLEFKNKGLFIEESNLLELPEDEYYIYKLIGVDVYDQDNKFIGKIKNVLTTLANDVYDIDYNGKDVYIPAVKEFIKDVDIEKSIMKVSIIDGMLDD
- the selD gene encoding selenide, water dikinase SelD, translated to MKDTNLKDIKLTSYAKTSGUAAKVGPDILDEVLSGLDNSTSISEDLIVGIETSDDAAVYKINNELALIETLDFFTPIVDDPYTFGKIAAANSLSDVYAMGGEPTMAMNIVCFPNCLPPKILTEILKGGLEKMQEAECLLIGGHTVQDDEPKYGLSVSGFVHPNKVWKNSSARIGDILILTKPLGLGIINTAIKGGVATEEEIADAVHTMETLNKYAKRSIENYTINSCTDITGFGLMGHCYEMAKGSDTTFVLDSSNLPILKGAIDYANIGLIPKGCYDNKKFVGNNYMVEKEIDESLLNVMFNPETSGGLLITVPENEVVDILNNLRGIPTRFAVVGKVVEKKEKYLIIK
- the selA gene encoding L-seryl-tRNA(Sec) selenium transferase; protein product: MNLYKMIPKVDQILDNKVIKDLLDKNSKNLVMESIHEELDNIRNNISNGYDKNIISNKIENLIDNIKDNLMNKKTFSLRNVVNASGVVIHTNLGRSVLNSEIFENIKKVSIGYSNLEYNLEKGERGSRYSHLSEIIKKITGAEDCMVVNNNAAAVMLILSTIAKGKNVITSRSELVEIGGSFRIPDVCRESGAELKEIGTTNKTHLRDYENAIDENTAALFKVHQSNFKILGFTEAVSSFELKSLKEKYNIPIIEDLGSGVLIDLSKYGLSHEPTVQECIKNGVDIVSFSGDKLLGGVQAGIIVGKKEYIEKMKKNQLTRALRVDKFTLSALEAVFSYYIDEELAISKIPTLNMLTIKIEKLYDKAQKLIEYLGENNEFSYAIIDIDSEVGAGSLPTQKLPSKAIKVISKSFTENELEEKLRSNKIPIITRIYKGNLIFDVRTIFENEFCIIKDALNSLIGE
- the trmD gene encoding tRNA (guanosine(37)-N1)-methyltransferase TrmD — translated: MIKITILTLFPDFIDSIRSYGVLGKAIEKGVIELEILNIRDFSKDKHNKVDDEIYGGGAGMLMTVQPVFDAIKFSKKDNSKVVFLSPQGEVLTQNKCKELSKKEHLIFLCGHYEGIDSRIINNFVDEEISVGDYVVTGGEIPAMLLIDAVCRMVDGVLGNSESASTDSHYNNLLQYDVFTRPRNFNGIEVPEVLLSGNHKEIEKWREESSLENTKKKRPDLYEKYILKKK
- the rplS gene encoding 50S ribosomal protein L19 — protein: MDIIKQIENEQLRQEKFDFNVGDTVVIGYKIKEGNRERVQAFEGTVIKKQGKGSRATFTVRRVLQGVGVERTFPIHSPRIESLKVIRRGKVRRAKLYYLRDRVGKASKVKELKKY
- a CDS encoding KH domain-containing protein; this encodes MKELVEFIVKSLVDNPENLVITTEEDGGLLKIFIKADENDIGKIIGKQGKIAKAIRTIVRSSAMKLGKKVIIEIN
- the asnS gene encoding asparagine--tRNA ligase, translating into MFLLKDIFANEKNFIDKEVEVAGWIKNSRFNNNIGFIELNDGTTFRSIQIVVESKLDNFQTISKLLLPSAIIVKGKVVKSLGGKQNFEINASEIVVEGESTDKYPLQKKRHTFEFLRTIQHLRPRANTFNAVFRVRSILSYALHKFFFERGFVYAHTPIITASDAEGAGEMFRVTNLDIDNLPRTNNGEVDFTQDFFSKPTNLTVSGQLEGEAFAMAYRNIYTFGPTFRAENSNTTRHAAEFWMIEPEIAFADLKDVIKLSEDMVKYIIKFVLENAPDEMKFFNDFIDNGLLERLNSVVNSEFKVMTYTEAIEILKSSKENFKYPVEWGVDLKTEHERYICEKIVKGPVFLTDYPKEIKAFYMRLNDDNKTVAATDMLVPGIGELIGGSQREERLEILEQKMKDSNMNIDDYSWYLDLRRFGGTKHGGYGLGFERMLMYLTGMQNIRDVLPFPRTVGLCEF
- a CDS encoding replication-associated recombination protein A, which codes for MDLFKMNYNLFSKLSKPLAERMRPKDLSFFIGQDNIIKNNSVLKNMIKNNRFSSMILYGPPGSGKTSLANIISSTTDNYFVKISAVTSGTKEIKEIIELAKDNLSMYNKRTILFIDEIHRFNKMQQDYLLEFVEKGDIIFIGATTENPAYEVNNALLSRVIVFELQALSFENLKDIIDNAILNDEFLKNKKISYTEDGISYLIKMSNGDARTALNYLELIIDNLESEDKVISEYKIRNILDKVKVYYDKNSDKHYNFISAFIKSMRIGDPDAVVYYLASMLISGEDINFIARRMIIFASEDIGNANPNALILANSCAESVKKIGMPEARIILSQCAIYLACSEKSNSSYLAINKALKFIKENGLEEVPIFLQTSRSISKKNEEYKYPHDYENMVTGQEYLPEKIKDIKFYNPKNIGYEKNFFDKLKEE
- a CDS encoding helix-hairpin-helix domain-containing protein produces the protein MLKNKKDIILIVCMFLGLTVLGFTYKYLTSTNEKKAVENIHNESKLQNEENYSENKDQNSEIYVHIDGEVKNPGVYKMKIGDRVNDAIQAAGGLTENAEKSKINLATKLKDEMKIHIFKIGETNGNSHNESRDVDNSSVENNSKLININTASKEELCKLTGIGENKAKLIIEYREKKKFTKIEDITKVSGIGKKTFEKIKNDITVD